From the genome of Labrus bergylta chromosome 4, fLabBer1.1, whole genome shotgun sequence, one region includes:
- the LOC136178862 gene encoding presequence protease, mitochondrial-like yields the protein MYPFSTQNGKDFQNLLSVYLDAAFFPCLREQDFWQEGWRLENENPTDPNSPLVFKGVVFNEMKGAFSDNERVYAQHLQNKLYPDHTYSVVSGGEPLAIPDLTWEQLKQFHATHYHPSNARFFTYGDLPLEQHLKQIEEEALSKFERINPNTEVPPQPHWSSPREDHVTCSPDALAPDPARQNTLCVSYLLGDITDTFEGFTLSLLSSLMISGPNSPFYKALIEPNIGTDFSSVVGYDGSTKEASFSIGLQGMAEEDTERVKQIISQTINDIIESGFEEERIDALLHKIQIQMKHQSTNFGLSLASYIASSWNHDGDPVELLQINDSVAKFKQTLKENPRFLQDKVKHYFKENTHRLTLSMSPDEVYLEKQAKAEEEKLQKKIHALSDSDKKDIYEKGLELLAAQSKTQDASCLPALKVSDIEPTIPVTPVQISTAVGVPVQYCEQPTNGLVYFRAMCSLNTLPEDLRLYVPLFCSVVTKMGCGGLDYRQQSQQMELRTGGMSVSTQVVPDSTQLDMYEQGVLLSSSCLERNLPHMFHLWSDIFNNPHFDEVERLRVLVMMSAQELANGISYSGHMYAMTRAGRHLTPAGDLNETLGGMEQVKFMKRVAELSDLSQVIRTLVRIKKHLLNPDNMRCAINTTPQKMSDTAAQLESFMKDVADNRKERKPVRSNIIERPLDPSDVSGLSRKLISEQNFQPCQMKTFFQLPFPVHFISESIRTVPFSHHDYASLCILARMMTAKFLHGEIREKGGAYGGGARMEGGLFSFYSYRDPNSVQTLSAFRRGVDWAKSGQFTQQDIDEAKLSVFSAVDSPVAPADKGMGCFLSGVTDEMKQNHRERLFAVTHQSLVEVAERYLGVGQRTCGVAILGPENKAIKKDPSWIVK from the exons ATGTATCCGTTCTCAAcccaaaatggaaaagactTCCAGAATCTTCTCTCGGTCTATCTGGATGCAGCTTTCTTCCCGTGTTTACGAGAGCAGGATTTCTG gCAGGAGGGCTGGAGGCTGGAGAATGAAAACCCAACAGATCCCAACTCCCCCCTGGTCTTTAAAGGAGTGgtgttcaatgaaatgaaaggggcGTTT tctgacAACGAGCGCGTGTACGCCCAGCACCTCCAGAACAAGCTGTATCCAGACCACACGTACTCTGTGGTGTCAGGAGGAGAGCCTCTAGCCATCCCTGACCTTACCTGGGAACAGCTCAAGCAGTTCCACGCCACGCATTACCACCCCAGCAACGCCAg GTTCTTCACGTATGGAGATTTGCCTTTGGAGCAGCATCTGAAGCAGATCGAAGAGGAAGCTCTGTCCAAGTTTGAACGCATCAACCCGAACACAGAGGTCCCCCCCCAGCCACACTGGAGCAGCCCT AGAGAGGACCATGTGACCTGCAGCCCTGACGCTCTGGCTCCGGATCCGGCCCGGCAGAACACGCTGTGTGTGAGCTACCTGCTGGGAGA CATCACTGACACATTTGAAGGATTCACCCTCAGCCTGCTGTCGTCTCTCATGATCTCTGGACCCAACTCTCCCTTCTACAAAGCTCTCATCGAACCCAATATAGGAActgacttctcctctgttgtagG ATATGACGGCAGCACCAAAGAGGCGTCGTTCAGTATAGGACTGCAGGGAATGGCCGAGGAGGACACCGAGAGAGTGAAGCAAATCATCAGCCAAACCATCAACGACATCATCGA GAGCGGCTTTGAGGAGGAAAGAATCGACGCTCTCCTGCATAAGATCCAGATCCAGATGAAGCACCAGTCCACAAACTTCGGCCTGTCTCTGGCCTCG taCATTGCGTCATCGTGGAACCACGACGGCGACccggtggagctgctgcagatcaaCGACAGCGTTGCCAAGTTCAAACAGACCCTGAAGGAAAACCCTCGCTTCCTCCAGGACAAAGTCAAGCACTACTTTAAG gagaacacacacagactgaccctGTCCATGAGTCCGGATGAGGTCTACTTGGAGAAACAGGCCAAAGCCGAGGAGGAGAAGCTCCAGAAAAAGATCCATGCTCTGTCAGACAGCGACAAAAAAGACATCTATGAAAAAG gtctggagctgctggctgctcagAGCAAAACGCAGGACGCCTCCTGTTTGCCGGCACTGAAAGTGTCTGACATTGAGCCCACGATCCCTGTTACTCCTGTTCAGATCAGCACAGCAG TCGGCGTACCGGTGCAGTACTGTGAGCAGCCCACCAACGGGCTAGTTTACTTCAGAGCCATGTGCAGTCTCAACACACTGCCGGAGGACCTCAGGCTCTATGTCCCGCTCTTCTGCAGCGTTGTCACCAA gaTGGGCTGTGGAGGTCTGGACTACAGACAACAGTCCCAGCAGATGGAGCTGAGGACTGGGGGCATGTCTGTCTCCACCCAGGTCGTCCCTGACTCCACCCAGCTGGACATGTACGAGCAG ggtgtcctcctgtcctcctcctgcctggagagaaaccttcctcacatgtttcatctgtggagcgacatattcaacaa CCCCCACTTTGACGAGGTGGAGCGCCTGAGagtgctggtgatgatgtcagcacaggAGTTAGCCAATGGGATCTCCTACTCGGGCCACATGTACGCCATGACACGTGCAGGCCGTCACCTGACTCCAGCAGGAGACCTCAATGAGACGCTTGGTGGGATGGAACAG GTGAAGTTTATGAAGAGGGTCGCTGAGTTGTCCGACCTCAGCCAAGTCATCCGAACGCTCGTCAGGATCAAGAAGCATCTTCTCAACCCggacaacatgag GTGTGCGATCAACACTACTCCACAGAAAATGTCGGACACGGCAGCACAGCTGGAGAGCTTCATGAAGGACGTGGCTGACAACAGAAAGGAGCGCAAACCGGTCAGAAGTAACATTATTGAG aggcCTCTCGACCCATCGGATGTCTCGGGGCTGAGCCGGAAACTCATCTCT gaGCAAAACTTCCAGCCGTGTCAGATGAAAACGTTCTTCCAGCTTCCCTTCCCTGTTCACTTTATCAGCGAGAGTATTCGTACGGTACCCTTCTCCCACCACGACTACGCCAG tttgtgcatcttggcgaggatgatgacggctaagtttctgcatggagaaatcagggagaagggaggagccTACGGGGGCGGGGCCAGGATGGAAGgaggtcttttctctttttactcgtACAG GGATCCAAACTCGGTGCAGACCTTGTCTGCGTTTCGTCGAGGTGTGGACTGGGCGAAGTCGGGACAGTTCACCCAGCAGGACATCGATGAAGCTAAACTGTCAGTGTTCTCGGCTGTAGACTCGCCTGTGGCCCCCGCGGACAAAG gaatgggttgcttcctcagcggagtcaccgatgagatgaagcagaatcacagagaaagactttttgctgtcactcaccaaagtctggtggaagtggctgaaag ATACCTCGGCGTCGGTCAGAGGACGTGTGGAGTTGCTATCTTGGGTCCAGAGAACAAGGCGATTAAAAAAGATCCCTCATGGATCGTAAAATAA